The DNA segment TGCTCTTCTCCGGTCAGGATTTCGCCACGCTGGCGACCCCGGTCGGGCAGGAGATGTTGCGCCAGAAGGCCACAGCCAGCGTCCAGGAAGTGGCGCAGAAAGAGCTGGGCAAAGTGGTGATCGAACAGTTGCTTTTCACTAATTTCGTACTGCAGTAGGAACACGACATGGCCGTGCAGGATCTGCTGTCCCAGGATGAAATCGACGCGCTGTTGCATGGCGTCGACGATGGTCTGGTACAGACCGATAACGCTGCCGAACCCGGCAGTGTCAAAAGCTACGACCTGACCAGCCAGGATCGCATCGTCCGTGGACGCATGCCGACTCTGGAAATGATCAACGAGCGTTTTGCCCGTTACACCCGCATCAGCATGTTCAACATGCTGCGCCGCTCGGCGGACGTTGCCGTCGGTGGCGTCCAGGTGATGAAGTTCGGCGAATACGTGCACTCGCTGTACGTACCGACCAGCCTCAACCTGGTCAAGATCAAACCGCTGCGCGGCACTGCGCTGTTCATCCTCGACGCCAAACTGGTGTTCAAGCTGGTGGACAACTTCTTCGGCGGCGACGGCCGTCACGCCAAGATCGAAGGGCGTGAATTCACCCCGACCGAACTGCGTGTAGTGCGCATGGTGCTGGAGCAGGCCTTCGTCGATCTGAAGGAAGCCTGGCAGGCGATCATGGAAGTCAATTTCGAGTACATCAACTCGGAAGTGAACCCGGCCATGGCCAACATCGTCGGCCCGAGCGAAGCGATCGTGGTCTCCACCTTCCACATCGAACTCGATGGCGGTGGCGGTGACCTGCACGTGACCATGCCGTACTCGATGATCGAGCCGGTGCGCGAAATGCTCGACGCCGGTTTCCAGTCGGACCTCGACGATCAGGACGAGCGCTGGGTCAATGCCCTGCGTCAGGACGTGCTCGATGTCGATGTACCGATCGGCGCCACCGTGGCCCGCCGCCAGTTGAAGCTGCGCGACATCCTGCACATGCAGCCGGGGGACGTGATCCCGGTCGAGATGCCGGAAGACATGATCATGCGCGCCAACGGCGTACCGGCCTTCAAGGTCAAGATGGGCTCGCACAAAGGCAACCTCGCGTTGCAGGTGATCGAGCCGATCGAGCGTCGCTGAAGCGCCGCTCTCACCACCACGCATTTAACTGAATTGTTGCCCGCCGAGGACAAATGATGAACGACGAAATGAACGCCCAGGACGATCAGGCACTGGCCGACGAATGGGCTGCGGCCCTGGAAGAGACCGGTGATGGCAGCCAGGCTGACATCGACGCGCTGCTGGCCGCCGACGCTGGCGCTGCAAGCTCCAACCGTCTGCCGATGGAAGAGTTCGGCAGCGTGCCGAAAAACAACGATCCGGTGACGCTGGACGGTCCGAACCTGGACGTGATCCTCGACATCCCGGTGTCGATCTCGATGGAAGTCGGCAGCACCGACATCAACATCCGCAACCTGCTGCAACTGAACCAGGGTTCGGTGATCGAGCTTGATCGTCTGGCCGGCGAGCCGCTGGACGTGCTGGTCAACGGCACCCTGATCGCACACGGCGAAGTGGTGGTGGTCAACGAGAAGTTCGGCATCCGCCTGACCGACGTGATCAGCCCAAGCGAACGCATCAAGAAGCTGCGCTGAGTGAAACGGTTCCTGTGGGCGCTGCTGGCGCTGCCGTTGAGTGTGCTGGCCGCTGAACCGGCCGCCACGTCCGCCGCTGCGGTTGCCGCGCCGGCGATCGGCAGCGGTGTGGCCGGGCAATTGACGCAACTGGTCTTCGGCTTGTTGCTGGTGCTGGGCTTGATCTTCTTCCTCGCCTGGCTGCTGCGCCGGGTGCAGCAGTCCGGGCCGGCAGGCAAGGGCCAGGTGATCGAGCTGATCGGCTCCCGCGCACTCGGTCCGCGCGACCGGTTGATGCTGGTGCAGGTCGGCAACGAACAGATTCTGTTGGGCCTCAGCCCTGGCACCATCACCGCGCTGCATGTGCTGAAGGAGCCGGTGCCAGTGCCGAGCAGCAGCGAAAAAGCGACCCCGGAATTTGCCCAGCATCTGCTGAAGATTCTCGGCAAGGATCAGAAGGATAAGAAGTAATGGGTGCGCTACGCATCGTCTTGACGCTGGCCTTGATGCTGGCCGCGCCGCTGGCGTTCGCCGCCGATCCGTTGTCGATCCCGGCGATCACGCTGGGCACCAACGCCGACGGCGCGCAGGAGTATTCGGTCAGCCTGCAGATCCTGTTGATCATGACGGCGCTGAGCTTCATTCCGGCGGCTGTGATTCTGATGACCAGTTTCACCCGGATCATCATCGTCTTCTCGATCCTGCGTCAGGCCCTCGGTCTGCAGCAGACACCGTCGAACCAGATCCTCACCGGCATGGCGCTGTTCCTGACCATGTTCATCATGGCCCCGGTGTTCGATCGGGTGAACAACGATGCGCTGCAGCCATACCTGGCGGAAAAACTCACCGCGCAGCAAGCGGTGGAAAAGGCCCAGGTACCGATCAAGGACTTCATGCTCGCCCAGACCCGCACCAGCGATCTGGAGCTGTTCATGCGTCTGTCCAAGCGTACCGACATCGCCACCCCAGATCAGGCGCCGCTGACCATTCTGGTGCCGGCGTTCGTCACCTCCGAACTGAAAACCGCGTTCCAGATCGGTTTCATGATCTTCATTCCGTTCCTGATCATCGACCTGGTCGTGGCCAGTGTGCTGATGGCGATGGGGATGATGATGCTCTCGCCGCTGATCATTTCGCTGCCGTTCAAGATCATGCTGTTTGTACTGGTGGATGGCTGGGCGCTGATTATCGGCACCCTGGCCAGTAGCTTCGGAGGTGTTTCGCCATGACGCCGGAAGTGGCGGTCGATATCTTTCGGGAAGCGCTGTGGCTGACCACGATGATGGTCGCAATTCTCGTGGTGCCGAGCCTGCTGGTCGGCCTGCTGGTGGCGATGTTCCAGGCCGCCACCCAGATCAACGAACAGACCCTGAGCTTTCTGCCGCGTCTGCTGGTCATGCTGGTCACCCTGATCGTCGCCGGCCCGTGGCTGGTGCAGACGTTCATGGAGTACATCATCCAGCTCTACAAGAACATTCCGATGGTCATCGGCTGAGCCATGCAATCGCTGCTTCAGCTGACCGACACCCAGATCAGTACCTGGGTGGCGTCGTTCATGTTGCCACTGTTTCGCGTCGCCTCGATGCTGATGGTCATGCCGGTGTTCGGCACCACGTTGGTGTCGCGCCGTGTGCGTCTGTATTTCGCCGTGGCCATCACCGTGTGCATTGCCCCGGGGCTGCCGCCGATGCCGGAGGTCAGTCCGCTTGCGCTCAGTGGCTGGCTGCTGATCGCCGAGCAGATTCTGGTCGGTGCGGTGCTCGGGTTTTCCCTGCAACTGTTTTTCCAGGCCTTTGCCGTGGCCGGGCAGATTGTCGCGATCCAGATGGGCATGGGCTTCGCCTCGATGGTCGACCCGGCCAACGGCGTCTCGGTGGCGGTGATCGGGCAGTTCTTCACCATGCTGGTGACCCTGCTGTTCCTGTCGATGAACGGCCATCTGGTGGTCTTCGAAGTGCTCACCGAGAGCTTCACCACGCTGCCGGTGGGCGGCGGGTTGATGACCGCGCAATACTGGGAGCTGGCCGGCAAACTCGGCTGGGTTCTCGGGGCGGCGTTGTTGCTGGTGCTGCCGGCGGTCACCGCGCTGCTGGTGGTCAACATCGCGTTCGGCGTGATGACCCGCGCTGCGCCGCAACTGAACATCTTCTCCATCGGTTTTCCGCTGACCCTGGTGCTGGGTCTGTTCATCGTCTGGGTCGGTCTGGCGGACATTCTCAATCAGTATCAACCGCTGGCCACCGAGGCTTTGCAGTTGCTACGCGAACTGGCACGGGCGCGCTGAGCCATGGCAGAGAGCGAAAGCGGTCAGGACAAAACAGAAGACCCCACGGAGAAACGCAAAAAGGACTCCCGTGAGAAGGGTGAGATTGCCCGTTCCAAAGAGCTCAACACCCTCGCGGTAATGCTCGCCGGTGCCGGTGGCCTGCTGGTGTTCGGCGGCATGCTGGCGCAGGAATTGATGGATCTGATGCGCCTGAATTTCTCGCTGTCGCGGGAAGTGATCATGGATCAGAAGTCCATGGGCACGTTCCTGCTGATCTCGGGCAAGATCGCGCTGGTGGCGATTCAGCCGATCATGATCACCCTGTTGCTGGCCGCACTGATCGGGCCGATTTCCCTTGGCGGCTGGCTGTTCGCCGCCGGCTCCATGGCGCCGAAATTCAGCCGGATGAACCCCGGTGCGGGCCTCAAGCGCATGTTCTCGATGAAGGCCGTGATCGAGTTGGTCAAGGCGCTGGCCAAGTTCCTGATCACCCTGTTCGTGGCGCTGATGGTGTTGTCGTCCGACATCGATGACTTCCTGCGCATCGCCCATGAACCGCTGGAGCAGGCGATCATTCACAGCGTGACGCTGGTGGGCTGGAGCTCGCTGTGGCTGGCCTGCGGTTTGATCATCATCGCTGCGGTCGACGTGCCGGTGCAGTTGTGGGAAAGCCACAAGAAACTGCTGATGACCAAGCAGGAAGTGCGCGACGAGCACAAGGATCAGGAAGGCCGGCCAGAGGTCAAACAGCGCATCCGCCAGACCCAGCGCGAGATGTCGCAGCGGCGGATGATGGCGGCGATTCCCGACGCCGACGTGGTCATCACCAACCCGACCCACTACGCCGTCGCGCTCAAGTACGACTCGGAGAAGGGCGGGGCGCCAGTATTGCTGGCCAAGGGCAGCGACTTCCTGGCGCTGAAGATCCGCGAAATCGCCGTCGCCAACAACGTCATGCTCCTCGAGTCGCCGGGGCTGGCGCGCTCGATCTACTACTCCACCGAACTCGACCAGGAAATCCCCGGCGGCCTCTATCTGGCGGTCGCCCAGGTGCTGGCCTACGTCTACCAGATCCGCCAGTACCGCGCCGGC comes from the Pseudomonas sp. RSB 5.4 genome and includes:
- the fliQ gene encoding flagellar biosynthesis protein FliQ: MTPEVAVDIFREALWLTTMMVAILVVPSLLVGLLVAMFQAATQINEQTLSFLPRLLVMLVTLIVAGPWLVQTFMEYIIQLYKNIPMVIG
- the fliM gene encoding flagellar motor switch protein FliM, with protein sequence MAVQDLLSQDEIDALLHGVDDGLVQTDNAAEPGSVKSYDLTSQDRIVRGRMPTLEMINERFARYTRISMFNMLRRSADVAVGGVQVMKFGEYVHSLYVPTSLNLVKIKPLRGTALFILDAKLVFKLVDNFFGGDGRHAKIEGREFTPTELRVVRMVLEQAFVDLKEAWQAIMEVNFEYINSEVNPAMANIVGPSEAIVVSTFHIELDGGGGDLHVTMPYSMIEPVREMLDAGFQSDLDDQDERWVNALRQDVLDVDVPIGATVARRQLKLRDILHMQPGDVIPVEMPEDMIMRANGVPAFKVKMGSHKGNLALQVIEPIERR
- the fliR gene encoding flagellar biosynthetic protein FliR translates to MQSLLQLTDTQISTWVASFMLPLFRVASMLMVMPVFGTTLVSRRVRLYFAVAITVCIAPGLPPMPEVSPLALSGWLLIAEQILVGAVLGFSLQLFFQAFAVAGQIVAIQMGMGFASMVDPANGVSVAVIGQFFTMLVTLLFLSMNGHLVVFEVLTESFTTLPVGGGLMTAQYWELAGKLGWVLGAALLLVLPAVTALLVVNIAFGVMTRAAPQLNIFSIGFPLTLVLGLFIVWVGLADILNQYQPLATEALQLLRELARAR
- the flhB gene encoding flagellar biosynthesis protein FlhB, encoding MAESESGQDKTEDPTEKRKKDSREKGEIARSKELNTLAVMLAGAGGLLVFGGMLAQELMDLMRLNFSLSREVIMDQKSMGTFLLISGKIALVAIQPIMITLLLAALIGPISLGGWLFAAGSMAPKFSRMNPGAGLKRMFSMKAVIELVKALAKFLITLFVALMVLSSDIDDFLRIAHEPLEQAIIHSVTLVGWSSLWLACGLIIIAAVDVPVQLWESHKKLLMTKQEVRDEHKDQEGRPEVKQRIRQTQREMSQRRMMAAIPDADVVITNPTHYAVALKYDSEKGGAPVLLAKGSDFLALKIREIAVANNVMLLESPGLARSIYYSTELDQEIPGGLYLAVAQVLAYVYQIRQYRAGKGKRPDPLKDDLPIPPDLRRDS
- the fliN gene encoding flagellar motor switch protein FliN: MMNDEMNAQDDQALADEWAAALEETGDGSQADIDALLAADAGAASSNRLPMEEFGSVPKNNDPVTLDGPNLDVILDIPVSISMEVGSTDINIRNLLQLNQGSVIELDRLAGEPLDVLVNGTLIAHGEVVVVNEKFGIRLTDVISPSERIKKLR
- the fliP gene encoding flagellar type III secretion system pore protein FliP (The bacterial flagellar biogenesis protein FliP forms a type III secretion system (T3SS)-type pore required for flagellar assembly.), whose product is MGALRIVLTLALMLAAPLAFAADPLSIPAITLGTNADGAQEYSVSLQILLIMTALSFIPAAVILMTSFTRIIIVFSILRQALGLQQTPSNQILTGMALFLTMFIMAPVFDRVNNDALQPYLAEKLTAQQAVEKAQVPIKDFMLAQTRTSDLELFMRLSKRTDIATPDQAPLTILVPAFVTSELKTAFQIGFMIFIPFLIIDLVVASVLMAMGMMMLSPLIISLPFKIMLFVLVDGWALIIGTLASSFGGVSP
- the fliO gene encoding flagellar biosynthetic protein FliO — protein: MKRFLWALLALPLSVLAAEPAATSAAAVAAPAIGSGVAGQLTQLVFGLLLVLGLIFFLAWLLRRVQQSGPAGKGQVIELIGSRALGPRDRLMLVQVGNEQILLGLSPGTITALHVLKEPVPVPSSSEKATPEFAQHLLKILGKDQKDKK